One window of the Leishmania panamensis strain MHOM/PA/94/PSC-1 chromosome 16 sequence genome contains the following:
- a CDS encoding hypothetical protein (TriTrypDB/GeneDB-style sysID: LpmP.16.0870), with protein sequence MGCTSSSLSFRDVYIDLQQRWGLDPKLYGVLEPNGVSERSSVFASRASDAARQASQEFLLRDGRLFTCDSLLVEQASLLKYFLFPSEGKDTPHPYNAVLFRRLLSVVSAEHARHAATEVFSIIREGSFISRWDYRVWMVACCEFYHVLAVLQEQKALPKSTKAFMKALAQLSEQSALLQQSTEGTVLFQDTLEEVWREGSAVQLTSSMLEGLAMEQLHSQMLSVLAYTPKSTSTSTATSSDDSLAPRLIALATEYEKRVVPMTERQSSNPLCSCDIASVRSSVSLLVFAEWAAMECALSFCGPEEDFASYGVAPVPLSSVLLQPKNSLRQQWRTRLLHLSEVKCELAELEPLGHLSEAYGELLAKKEALEREMEKQVERWRGNCEALSAEDVEGMCWGLLEVRESLPNRTVHQILSRKAFEHTSGVGSTISTTSQLCNYLRHYLALHDLYCDVLIRQLKRSDLEGLDDESCLPRPTDFDTFRIVLVAAQARHDTCLDPLLGSAAGCGPLRAALTLDIMRRLFNSVAENDMEDGVRGVSFDALCAMVVRGLAQGRHVSLSLRSIDELRSAVGIDQTKQRHAFIESFLREVFTLNQEDLSACGPLLAAKALEGVVGLPQYTDHSACVAAMVVRYASLEPRCWCALSASDEVELAAVTRWLYRLRSESLDRLSLMENSTCMEFAVRTLFCVAAAQRGFEDTAPRAEKSVNSDISFGDVQLSATRPLMTTGVTQVHFVRAMAAICKYLECPADVLLNNSNALLLPTSSATDVLATLTMSPQFTVESAFRSFQGVPHSAVDCHGYDDGEVEQRNAPDRTPTARVRQILFVIVFNYTRQHCFMDWRTHTQYADGSVTSSAAEDGSSGDYPKWEGESTLLALSHAMPLQTLVGCYRVFAQLTEREAQRNGPAESARGRQSLFLHALYTRYMLFFQQLHLDEDHVAEVGARALQFIVSQSGCGTCDHGELGITRRGFSSFLQFILGYLMTEKAYESAVEANTGVRGVAQDGTVEVFLSEQDCLNLLAYFGRLTKGGISAIPTLEEAQLWLRSHCFENTYKGFISLQNMCLWYGSYRAEHYALESLYDWWRESYAQRIPFTTSTEHRCERQSTMREILRLKQHREHLSESYPVEASEDEDGFLPVEITSAVLERRWGVREVTTRVFGMDEESTAGATPPGDRGEAQASSSSSSVPLWLDSCECGSNAALHRTDPGSRKVHRSDFRFFLQYMHHFVSAYISLYYVLAVLEASSGAVSSDGSVHRVPSTPVEYQEKMTELLSQSLLPLLPLIAMPAEMSSTLSSVVTDLWHDMQTTGIVPDVTCRRGAHSIAAFLVSHSHLLSYRVRQSYLEGIEAQDIHEMLNTQGALLGEMDSYDTSAKLSYWECLRVLLPFGPSLHQRQRRRELFMWMDRRQRGYLTMSDIARGLMDRVQLQSFRADFSAALLRAFRATKDVAAERQNVIYLTQHTEEQVLMPWEFNAFLAYLYRYLELYFMFDVLTCGGHVHPETLHVVQKQQRYDTADPDEGRSGGESVGARRNKRADGAEDAAVAADGVAVTLHTRSAAVDLYEASTRPYQITLEAGLMKKEVSLAQFRIARQLLRQWGAHVENPVEVFEHVDRRCHEEGKMLFNGFAIWASEHDLHPAANDYGYVDSVDAIAIMEEDCAFR encoded by the coding sequence ATGGGGtgcacttcctcctctctttcgtttcgTGATGTATACATCGACCTCCAACAGCGCTGGGGTCTAGACCCAAAGTTGTACGGGGTATTGGAACCGAACGGTGTTAGTGAAAGATCGAGTGTCTTTGCGTCACGGGCGAGCGACGCAGCGCGGCAGGCGTCCCAGGAGTTCCTCTTACGAGACGGACGCCTTTTCACGTGCGATTCCCTCCTAGTCGAACAGGCCTCTCTTCTGAAGTATTTCTTATTTCCTAGTGAGGGAAAAGACACACCACATCCGTACAATGCAGTCCTATTTCGGCGGTTGCTGTCCGTCGTGTCAGCAGAACATGCTCGTCACGCCGCAACAGAGGTGTTTAGCATCATCCGAGAGGGCAGTTTCATCTCCCGGTGGGACTACCGAGTTTGGATGGTTGCATGTTGTGAGTTCTACCATGTGCTGGCGGTACTCCAAGAGCAAAAAGCACTCCCTAAATCAACAAAGGCGTTCATGAaggcgctcgcgcagctATCGGAGCAAAGTGCTTTGCTCCAACAAAGCACCGAGGGTACAGTGCTGTTCCAAGAtacgctggaggaggtaTGGAGGGAGGGATCGGCAGTTCAACTCACCTCGTCCATGCTAGAGGGACTTGCCATGGAACAGCTCCACTCTCAAATGCTCTCCGTCCTGGCATACACACCCAAAAGTACAAGCACATCCACAGCGACTTCAAGCGATGACTCTCTAGCGCCACGACTCATTGCTCTAGCGACAGAGTACGAAAAACGGGTTGTTCCGATGACGGAGCGGCAGAGCAGTAATCCCCTCTGCAGCTGTGACATCGCCTCGGTGCGTTCGAGTGTCTCCCTTCTGGTGTTTGCTGAGTGGGCCGCAATGGAGtgtgcgctctctttctgcggCCCGGAGGAGGACTTTGCGTCATACGGAGTCGCACCagtgccgctctcctcaGTATTGCTACAGCCCAAGAACAGCCTgcgacagcagtggcgcacgcGACTGCTTCATCTGAGTGAAGTCAAGTGCGAGCTAGCGGAACTGGAGCCGCTCGGTCATCTCTCCGAAGCCTACGGGGAGCTTCTAGCGAAAAAGGAAGCCCTCGAAagggagatggagaagcaaGTCGAGAGGTGGCGCGGCAACTGCGAGGCGCTGTCGGCTGAGGATGTCGAGGGCATGTGCTGGGGACTGTTGGAGGTGAGAGAGTCTCTGCCGAATCGGACCGTGCACCAAATTTTGTCGCGCAAGGCGTTTGAGCACACTTCTGGAGTCGGCAGCACTATTTCGACTACTAGCCAGCTGTGTAATTACTTGAGGCACTACCTGGCACTCCATGATTTGTACTGCGACGTCCTCATCCGCCAGTTGAAGCGGTCGGATCTGGAGGGTTTGGACGACGAGTCATGCTTGCCAAGGCCTACTGATTTCGACACCTTCCGCATCGTATTAGtcgcagcgcaggcgaggcATGACACCTGCCTCGATCCTCTCCTGGGCTCTGCCGCAGGGTGCGGGCCTCTGAGAGCAGCATTGACCCTGGATATTATGCGTCGTCTTTTCAACTCCGTTGCCGAGAACGACATGGAAGATGGCGTGAGAGGCGTCAGCTTTGATGCACTTTGCGCGATGGTGGTGCGAGGTCTCGCGCAGGGGCGCCACGTATCCCTGTCCCTGCGGTCTATCGATGAACTCCGTAGTGCAGTTGGCATAGACCAAACGAAGCAGCGACACGCCTTCATCGAGTCTTTTCTCCGTGAGGTCTTCACCCTCAATCAGGAGGACTTATCCGCATGCGGCCCACTGTTGGCCGCGAAGGCCCTTGAGGGAGTGGTGGGGCTGCCTCAGTACACGGATCACAGCGCCTGCGTAGCTGCGATGGTGGTGCGGTATGCCTCCCTTGAgcctcgctgctggtgtgctcTTTCTGCTAGTGACGAGGTCGAGTTGGCAGCGGTGACAAGGTGGCTGTACCGGCTACGTTCTGAGTCACTTGATCGTCTGTCACTCATGGAGAACTCTACATGCATGGAGTTTGCTGTGCGCACACTTttctgcgtcgctgctgcgcaacgcgGCTTCGAGGACACTGCACCGAGGGCCGAAAAATCAGTGAATTCTGATATCAGCTTCGGTGACGTTCAGCTCAGCGCGACGCGGCCACTGATGACCACCGGCGTAACTCAGGTTCATTTTGTCCGTGCTATGGCGGCTATTTGCAAGTACCTGGAGTGTCCGGCGGATGTGTTGTTGAATAACTCAAACGCCCTTTTGCTCCCGACGAGCAGCGCGACCGATGTCCTTGCCACCCTAACGATGAGCCCCCAATTCACTGTTGAGAGTGCTTTTCGGTCTTTCCAGGGTGTGCCGCACTCGGCGGTCGACTGCCACGGTtacgacgacggcgaagTCGAACAACGGAATGCACCGGACAGGACACCAACAGCGAGGGTGCGTCAAATTCTTTTTGTGATTGTGTTCAACTACACGCGTCAGCACTGCTTCATGGACTGGAGGACCCACACGCAGTACGCTGACGGCTCCGTCACGTCTTCAGCGGCGgaggacggcagcagcggtgactACCCGAAGTGGGAGGGTGAGAGCACGCTGCTGGCCCTCAGCCACGCAATGCCACTGCAAACTCTCGTCGGTTGCTATCGAGTCTTTGCTCAGTTGACTGAGCGGGAAGCACAGCGAAACGGACCCGCGGAAAGTGCACGCGGTAGGCAGTCGCTCTTTCTCCATGCATTATATACGCGATACATGCTCTTCTttcagcagcttcacctTGACGAGGACCACGTGGCTGAAgtgggcgcgcgcgcgcttcagTTCATAGTAAGCCAAAGTGGTTGCGGCACCTGCGACCATGGCGAGCTGGGCATCACCCGCCGCGgcttcagctccttcttGCAGTTTATCTTGGGGTACTTGATGACGGAAAAAGCGTACGAATCGGCGGTGGAAGCCAACACGGGGGTGAGGGGTGTCGCTCAGGATGGGACTGTAGAAGTGTTTCTCTCGGAGCAAGACTGCCTGAACCTACTAGCGTACTTTGGTCGCCTTACTAAAGGTGGTATTTCGGCCATTCCTACGCttgaagaggcgcagctaTGGCTTCGATCCCATTGCTTCGAAAACACATACAAAGGGTTCATCTCGCTGCAAAACATGTGTCTCTGGTACGGCTCTTATCGTGCGGAGCATTACGCGCTGGAGTCCTTGTACGATTGGTGGAGGGAGTCCTATGCGCAGCGCATCCCCTTCACAACGTCCACagagcaccgctgcgagCGGCAGTCCACGATGCGGGAGATTCTCCGCCTAAAGCAGCATCGCGAGCACTTGTCAGAATCGTACCCAGTCGAGGCTTCCGAGGACGAAGACGGCTTCCTTCCAGTTGAGATCACCTCTGCTGTGCTGGAGCGCCGCTGGGGCGTCAGAGAAGTAACCACTCGCGTCTTTGGCATGGACGAAGAATCAACCGCTGGGGCAACGCCACCTGGtgacagaggagaggcgcaagcatcttcctcttcctcgtcagTGCCACTGTGGTTGGACAGCTGTGAGTGCGGGTCCAACGCGGCGCTTCACCGCACCGACCCTGGCTCTCGCAAGGTGCACCGCAGTGATTTCCGTTTCTTCTTGCAGTACATGCATCACTTTGTCTCTGCGTACATTAGCCTGTACTACGTTCTCGCGGTGCTAGAGGCTTCTTCAGGCGCCGTGTCTTCTGACGGCAGTGTGCATAGAGTCCCCAGCACCCCAGTAGAGTATCAAGAAAAAATGACAGAGCTACTTTCGCAGAGCCtgctcccccttctccctttgaTCGCCATGCCCGCAGAGATGTCAAGTACGCTATCCAGCGTAGTGACCGACCTGTGGCATGATATGCAGACGACAGGCATCGTGCCGGATGTGACCTGCCGGCGTGGTGCACACTCCATTGCCGCTTTCCTCGTGAGCCactcgcacctcctctcctaTCGCGTTCGTCAGTCATACCTGGAGGGCATCGAGGCCCAAGACATCCATGAGATGCTGAACACCCAAGGTGCCCTTCTCGGTGAGATGGACAGCTACGATACCTCTGCAAAGTTGTCCTACTGGGAGTGCCTTCGCGTTCTGCTGCCCTTTGGTCCGTCACTGCAtcagcgtcagcggcgtCGCGAGCTCTTTATGTGGATGGACCGCCGTCAGCGTGGGTACCTGACGATGTCCGACATCGCGCGCGGGCTCATGGACAGGGTTCAACTGCAGTCCTTTCGTGCAGACTTCAGCGCAGCGCTCCTGCGCGCTTTCAGAGCGACCAAAGACGTAGCGGCAGAACGTCAGAATGTGATATATCTCACACAGCacacggaggagcaggtgctCATGCCGTGGGAGTTCAATGCCTTCCTGGCGTATCTCTATCGGTACCTCGAACTGTACTTCATGTTTGATGTGCTGACGTGCGGTGGTCATGTCCACCCGGAAACCCTCCACGTCgtgcagaagcagcagcgatatGACACCGCTGACCCAGATGAGGGCAGGTCAGGCGGAGAGTCCGTTGGGGCTAGGAGGAACAAACGAGCGGATGGTGCCGAAGAtgcggctgttgctgcggacGGCGTGGCAGTGACTCTGCACactcgcagcgctgcagttgACCTCTATGAGGCATCCACACGGCCCTATCAAATCACGCTGGAGGCGGGACTAATGAAGAAGGAGGTGTCGCTGGCTCAGTTCCGTATAGCACGTCAGCTTCTCCGTCAATGGGGTGCACATGTTGAAAACCCCGTGGAGGTGTTTGAGCACGTCGACCGGCGGTGCCATGAGGAGGGAAAGATGCTCTTCAACGGATTTGCCATCTGGGCGTCTGAGCACGATCTCCATCCAGCAGCGAATGACTACGGGTATGTCGACTCCGTCGACGCGATAGCCATTATGGAGGAAGACTGTGCCTTCCGGTGA